The bacterium DNA segment AAAGGTCAAGCACCGGAAGATGTTCAAGGGCCGCCGGGCCGGCGGCGCGCGCCGCGGTTCGGATCTCGCGTTCGGCGAGTACGGGCTGCAGGCCGTGCAGGACGGCTGGATCACCGCCCGCCAAATCGAGGCCGCGCGTATCGCGATGACGCGCTCGGTCAAGCGCGGCGGCAAGATCTGGATCCGCATCTTTCCGGACAAGCCGATCACGAAAAAGCCCGCCGAGACGCGCATGGGCAAGGGCAAGGGCGCGCCGGAGGAATGGGTGGCCGTGGTGAAGCCCGGCCGCATCCTTTACGAAATGGAAGGCGTCGAGCCGGCGCTCGCGCAGCAGTCGCTGCGCCTGGCGGCCTCCAAACTCGCGATCCGGACGAAGTTCGTCGCGCGGGAGGGCACCCATGAAGGGTGAGGAATTCCGCAAGCTCTCCGTTGACGAG contains these protein-coding regions:
- the rplP gene encoding 50S ribosomal protein L16, which codes for MLSPKKVKHRKMFKGRRAGGARRGSDLAFGEYGLQAVQDGWITARQIEAARIAMTRSVKRGGKIWIRIFPDKPITKKPAETRMGKGKGAPEEWVAVVKPGRILYEMEGVEPALAQQSLRLAASKLAIRTKFVAREGTHEG